Proteins co-encoded in one Candidatus Zixiibacteriota bacterium genomic window:
- the pfp gene encoding diphosphate--fructose-6-phosphate 1-phosphotransferase, giving the protein METMSRSPENPNVGVLVGGGPAPGINGVISALTLEARNRGHAVLGIYDGFQWLMAGDTGHVRELDHEQVSRVHFQGGSILNTSRANPTKRNEDLRQVVASLDALRIGYLATIGGDDTMFAASRVAAQAGGRIRVCHVPKTIDNDLPLPGEIPTFGFETARQLGSSIVQNLMEDSRSTGRWYFVVVMGRSAGHLALGIGKSTGATLTVIPEEFTGPIHLETVCDILEGAILKRKALWNRADGVAIIAEGLLERLPPEELNGIEAVRIAHDDYGHLRLAEVDLAYILKTLIERRFAARRTPITVVHKNIGYELRSAPPIAFDCEYVRALGYGAVEFLLNPTGPAARLTGALVCLIGGQLEYLDFASLLDPATGKSRIRAVDIDKPSYKIAREYMIRLEREDFEKPERLSLLARAAASGGNPCTPEQFRERFGYLTTLRGGA; this is encoded by the coding sequence ATGGAGACCATGAGCCGTTCCCCCGAGAACCCCAATGTCGGTGTGCTGGTGGGCGGAGGGCCGGCGCCGGGCATCAACGGCGTCATCAGCGCGCTGACGCTCGAGGCGCGCAATCGCGGGCACGCCGTGCTCGGCATCTATGACGGCTTCCAGTGGCTGATGGCGGGAGACACCGGCCACGTCCGCGAGCTCGACCACGAGCAGGTGTCCCGGGTTCATTTCCAGGGGGGATCGATCCTCAACACCTCGCGCGCCAATCCTACCAAACGAAACGAGGACCTTCGCCAGGTCGTCGCCAGCCTGGACGCTCTCCGAATCGGTTATCTGGCCACCATCGGCGGCGACGACACGATGTTCGCCGCGAGCCGGGTCGCGGCGCAGGCCGGAGGGCGCATCCGGGTCTGCCACGTTCCCAAGACCATCGACAACGATCTCCCGCTGCCGGGGGAGATCCCGACCTTCGGCTTCGAGACCGCGCGCCAGCTCGGCTCCTCCATCGTTCAGAACCTGATGGAGGATTCGCGCAGCACCGGCCGCTGGTACTTCGTGGTGGTTATGGGACGTTCCGCCGGCCACCTCGCGCTCGGCATCGGGAAGTCCACCGGCGCCACGCTGACCGTCATTCCGGAGGAGTTCACGGGCCCGATTCACCTGGAGACCGTTTGCGACATCCTCGAAGGCGCGATCCTCAAGCGCAAGGCGCTGTGGAACCGGGCCGATGGCGTGGCGATCATCGCCGAGGGGCTGCTCGAGCGCCTGCCGCCCGAGGAGCTGAACGGTATCGAGGCGGTACGGATCGCGCACGACGACTACGGCCACCTCCGCCTCGCGGAGGTCGACCTGGCCTATATCCTGAAGACGTTGATCGAGCGCCGCTTCGCCGCCCGGCGGACGCCGATCACGGTGGTTCACAAGAACATCGGCTATGAGCTGCGCTCCGCTCCGCCGATCGCGTTCGACTGCGAGTACGTGCGTGCGCTCGGCTACGGCGCGGTGGAGTTTCTGCTCAATCCCACCGGTCCGGCGGCCCGGCTTACCGGGGCGCTGGTCTGCCTGATCGGCGGCCAGCTCGAGTACCTCGACTTCGCGAGCCTGCTCGATCCGGCAACCGGGAAATCGCGCATCCGCGCCGTCGACATCGACAAGCCGTCGTACAAGATCGCCCGCGAGTACATGATCCGGCTGGAGCGGGAGGACTTCGAAAAACCCGAGCGTCTGAGCCTTCTCGCCCGCGCGGCAGCCTCGGGCGGCAACCCGTGCACGCCCGAACAGTTCAGGGAACGATTTGGCTATCTGACGACGCTTCGCGGCGGCGCCTAG
- a CDS encoding ferritin-like domain-containing protein, protein MDDIAVLFGLETATGQRGELSPIERLLNEFETHESREEASISHYKKILAMAPNPVIKFILQLIISDEEKHRAVIHAMINTLRGSMLWSKPEGALDGVADLGELNHQLRSVTEDLIALEKEGVRECKALVKESSGYYYGIFKILLESMIRDSEKHIELLEFLRERMGEA, encoded by the coding sequence ATGGACGACATAGCCGTATTGTTCGGATTGGAAACCGCGACCGGCCAGCGCGGAGAGCTTTCCCCGATCGAGAGGTTGCTGAACGAGTTCGAGACCCATGAGTCCAGGGAAGAGGCTTCGATCAGCCATTACAAAAAGATCCTGGCCATGGCTCCCAACCCGGTGATCAAGTTCATTCTCCAGCTCATCATTTCGGACGAGGAAAAGCATCGCGCCGTGATCCACGCCATGATCAACACGCTCCGCGGCAGCATGCTCTGGAGCAAGCCGGAAGGAGCGCTCGATGGGGTGGCCGATCTCGGGGAACTGAACCATCAGCTGCGCTCGGTGACGGAGGATCTGATCGCCCTGGAGAAGGAGGGGGTCCGCGAATGCAAGGCTCTTGTAAAGGAAAGCAGCGGATACTATTATGGAATATTCAAGATCCTCTTGGAATCGATGATCCGGGACTCCGAAAAGCATATCGAGCTGCTCGAGTTCCTGCGCGAGCGGATGGGTGAGGCGTGA
- a CDS encoding sigma 54-interacting transcriptional regulator: MEYHFENIIGKSKAIRDVLEMVKKVAHTQATVLITGDSGTGKELIAMAIHAHSDRKDKLFLPVNCGALPETLLESLLFGHVKGSFTGAFANQEGLFERARGGTIFLDEIGEIPQHLQVKLLRALEAKEILPIGSTTPRRIDVRVLAATNKNLKKEVEAGRFREDLYYRLNVMEIHIPSLSERPEDIPLLVDHLIKKHNPELKKNFQGTDEEVLRVLMSLPWKGNVRELDNVIEHTMILAEGDRITVKDLPAAILASSAAHPIFTYNLKDALRQFERQHIVRVLEQVGQDRREAAKLLDISLSSLYRKIEELGIT, translated from the coding sequence ATGGAATACCATTTCGAGAACATCATCGGAAAAAGCAAAGCCATCCGCGACGTCCTCGAGATGGTCAAGAAGGTGGCGCACACCCAGGCGACCGTGCTCATCACCGGCGACAGCGGAACGGGCAAGGAGCTGATCGCCATGGCGATCCACGCCCACAGCGATCGCAAGGACAAGCTCTTTCTCCCCGTAAACTGCGGAGCCCTGCCGGAAACGTTGCTCGAAAGCCTCCTCTTCGGCCACGTCAAGGGCTCCTTTACCGGCGCTTTCGCCAACCAGGAAGGACTTTTCGAGCGGGCCCGCGGCGGCACGATCTTTCTCGACGAGATCGGCGAGATCCCCCAGCATCTGCAGGTCAAGCTTTTGAGGGCCCTCGAAGCCAAGGAGATCCTGCCGATCGGCAGCACCACTCCGCGGCGCATCGACGTGCGCGTCCTGGCGGCCACCAACAAAAACCTGAAAAAGGAAGTGGAGGCGGGCCGCTTCCGCGAGGATCTCTACTACCGGCTTAACGTCATGGAGATCCACATCCCGTCGCTCAGCGAGCGGCCGGAAGACATCCCGCTCCTCGTCGATCATCTGATCAAGAAGCACAATCCCGAACTGAAGAAGAACTTTCAGGGGACCGATGAAGAGGTCCTGCGCGTGCTCATGTCGCTTCCCTGGAAAGGCAACGTGCGGGAGCTCGACAACGTGATCGAGCATACCATGATTCTCGCCGAAGGCGACCGCATCACGGTCAAGGATCTGCCGGCCGCTATCCTGGCCAGCTCTGCGGCGCACCCGATCTTTACGTACAATCTGAAGGACGCGCTCCGGCAGTTCGAGCGCCAGCACATCGTGCGGGTGCTGGAACAGGTGGGGCAGGACCGCCGCGAAGCCGCGAAATTGCTCGATATCAGCCTTTCATCGCTCTACCGCAAGATCGAGGAGCTCGGCATCACCTGA
- a CDS encoding AAA family ATPase, with product MGNPGLKKAAQSDSDQKSIVAAMMEPGFYPKRPAEVTHKETHISHLFFAGDLVYKIKKAVRFPFLDYSTLGKRRRFLYEELRLNRRLAPSVYLTIVPITATRTGWRLGGSGPVREYVLVMRRLPENRMLPALIQSGEATPGMMRELAELLAAFHKQAPPAPPGRTADYPAAVRGAWLANLADLEPFTGSVLGRDTWAGLKELGEVFVDRQRSLLERRHAGGWIRDVHGDLHCDHVCFAPEGIQVFDCIEFSRDLRRCDLASEIAFLVMDLEVRGAGALVEPFLSRYLELVEDRDMPRLLPFYKAYRALVRGKVGALRGAGDVAAPYFRFAARYAWDAVKPFLVVVCGLTGSGKSTLARELAQRLGMEVISSDRVRKTAAGVPGAHTVPYGEGLYSPEMTERTYAEMAAEAERRIEEGSGAILDATYIKRSHREEINRVAARHRTPVCFIRCFAPDESVQARLAERAAKGGDWSDGRWEIFLRQKEEAEPYAGEGENRLDLDTREPPDSLAERCERFIRDCLKKAAREPR from the coding sequence GTGGGAAACCCCGGGCTCAAGAAGGCGGCACAGAGCGACTCCGACCAGAAGTCGATCGTTGCGGCCATGATGGAGCCGGGCTTCTATCCGAAGCGACCGGCCGAGGTCACACACAAGGAAACCCACATCTCGCACCTCTTCTTTGCCGGCGATCTGGTTTACAAGATAAAAAAAGCCGTTCGCTTTCCTTTTCTCGACTACTCCACCCTGGGAAAACGGCGCCGCTTCCTTTACGAAGAGTTGCGGCTCAACCGCAGACTCGCGCCGTCGGTCTACCTGACTATCGTACCGATCACGGCGACCCGAACGGGGTGGCGGCTGGGAGGCTCCGGTCCCGTCCGGGAATACGTTCTGGTCATGCGCCGGCTGCCGGAAAACCGCATGCTGCCGGCGTTGATCCAGTCGGGGGAGGCGACCCCCGGAATGATGCGCGAGCTGGCCGAGCTGCTGGCGGCGTTCCACAAGCAGGCCCCGCCGGCGCCGCCCGGGAGGACCGCGGACTATCCTGCGGCGGTGCGTGGCGCGTGGCTCGCCAACCTCGCGGACCTCGAGCCGTTCACCGGCTCTGTTCTCGGCAGGGATACGTGGGCCGGCCTCAAGGAGCTCGGGGAGGTTTTTGTCGACCGCCAACGCTCCTTGCTGGAGCGCCGGCACGCCGGCGGCTGGATCCGGGACGTGCATGGAGACCTGCACTGCGATCACGTCTGCTTCGCTCCCGAAGGCATTCAGGTCTTCGACTGCATCGAGTTCAGCCGCGATCTGCGCCGCTGTGATCTCGCCTCCGAAATCGCTTTCCTCGTGATGGATCTGGAGGTCCGGGGTGCCGGCGCGCTGGTCGAACCTTTTCTCTCCCGCTACCTTGAGCTGGTCGAAGACCGCGACATGCCCCGTCTGCTGCCGTTTTACAAGGCGTACCGGGCGCTGGTGCGGGGCAAGGTCGGAGCGCTGCGCGGCGCGGGCGACGTCGCCGCCCCCTACTTTCGTTTCGCCGCACGCTACGCGTGGGACGCGGTGAAACCGTTTCTGGTGGTGGTTTGCGGCCTCACGGGCTCGGGCAAATCCACGCTCGCCCGGGAGCTGGCGCAAAGGTTGGGGATGGAAGTGATCAGCTCGGACCGGGTTCGCAAGACGGCGGCAGGCGTCCCCGGAGCGCACACCGTGCCGTATGGCGAAGGTCTCTACAGCCCGGAGATGACGGAAAGGACATACGCCGAAATGGCGGCCGAGGCCGAAAGACGCATCGAGGAGGGAAGCGGCGCGATCCTGGACGCGACCTACATCAAACGATCGCACCGGGAAGAGATCAACCGGGTCGCGGCCCGGCACCGGACGCCAGTCTGCTTCATTCGATGCTTCGCGCCGGACGAGAGCGTTCAAGCGCGGCTGGCGGAACGCGCGGCGAAGGGCGGCGACTGGTCCGACGGACGGTGGGAAATATTCCTGCGGCAAAAAGAAGAGGCCGAGCCGTACGCCGGGGAAGGGGAAAACCGGCTCGATCTCGATACCCGGGAGCCGCCCGACTCGCTGGCGGAGCGTTGCGAACGCTTCATCCGCGACTGCTTGAAGAAGGCGGCGCGCGAGCCGCGCTAG
- a CDS encoding CBS domain-containing protein: MKNGRARVVREIMMGSPVTLRPEDTLDLASDLISLGRIRHIPIVEEGRLVGLLSSRDLLGAAASAIFGLKPRSRSALLKTVRIKDVMKKNVITVRPDTPIKDAARLMAEKKIGCVPVMDEGTLIGLVTTTDILRYVEEL; this comes from the coding sequence ATGAAGAACGGAAGAGCAAGAGTCGTCCGGGAAATCATGATGGGCTCGCCCGTGACGCTCCGGCCCGAGGACACGCTCGATCTCGCCAGCGATCTGATCTCGCTCGGGCGGATACGCCACATCCCGATAGTCGAAGAAGGCCGGCTGGTCGGGCTGTTGAGCAGCCGCGATCTCCTGGGAGCGGCGGCTTCGGCGATCTTCGGCCTGAAACCCCGGAGCAGGAGCGCCCTGCTGAAAACCGTGCGGATCAAGGACGTGATGAAGAAAAACGTCATAACCGTGCGCCCCGACACCCCGATCAAGGACGCGGCCCGGCTGATGGCGGAAAAAAAGATCGGTTGCGTTCCCGTGATGGACGAGGGAACGCTCATCGGGCTCGTCACCACCACCGATATCCTCCGGTACGTCGAAGAGCTGTAG
- a CDS encoding CBS domain-containing protein — protein MPGAREYARMKVADVMTPEPLTVAPTDTVGQAEELMNTNRIRQLPVTQGNELVGIVTDRDVRSFLSNTLLASPEAREQALNTEVREIMTTEPLTLSPDDELLDALELFVEEKIGGVPVVDDVEGLVGIVTYWDLLRCFLDLIQEEE, from the coding sequence ATGCCAGGTGCGCGCGAATACGCCAGGATGAAAGTCGCCGACGTCATGACCCCCGAACCGCTCACGGTGGCGCCGACGGATACGGTGGGCCAGGCCGAGGAGCTGATGAACACCAACAGGATCCGCCAGCTTCCCGTGACGCAGGGCAACGAGCTGGTCGGCATCGTCACCGACCGCGACGTCCGGTCGTTCCTGAGCAACACGCTCCTGGCCAGCCCGGAGGCCAGGGAGCAGGCGTTGAACACGGAAGTCCGGGAGATCATGACCACAGAGCCGCTGACGCTTTCCCCCGACGACGAGCTGCTCGACGCCCTGGAGCTGTTCGTCGAGGAAAAGATCGGCGGCGTGCCCGTGGTGGACGACGTCGAGGGGCTCGTGGGGATCGTCACCTATTGGGACCTGCTGCGTTGTTTTCTCGACCTTATCCAGGAAGAAGAATGA
- a CDS encoding formate/nitrite transporter family protein, whose amino-acid sequence MELYGLDAYSPKEIAERVENVGVAKARLPLFSQITLGVLAGGFIGLGALYFTLLTSDERLGFTAGRLLGGASFSLGLILVVVAGAELFTGNNLLVMAWAAGRIGAGELLRNWAVVFIANFVGALGLVLLTVLSNHGTMNDGAVGANAVKIAAAKTALPFWEAFFKGILCNVLVCLAVWLALAGRGVADKILAILFPISAFVAAGFEHSVANMYFIPLGILLCDRYPAPAGQQLSWSGLLDNLAPVTLGNVFGGGVMVALVYYLIYRRPVRGSEH is encoded by the coding sequence ATGGAACTGTACGGGCTTGATGCTTACTCGCCCAAGGAAATCGCCGAGCGCGTCGAGAACGTCGGAGTAGCCAAGGCCCGCCTGCCGCTTTTTTCGCAAATCACGCTCGGCGTCCTGGCGGGCGGATTCATCGGCCTCGGCGCGCTCTATTTCACGCTGCTCACGAGCGACGAGCGCCTGGGCTTCACCGCGGGCCGGCTCCTCGGCGGCGCGAGCTTTTCCCTGGGATTGATTCTCGTCGTTGTCGCGGGGGCGGAGCTTTTCACCGGCAACAACCTGCTGGTCATGGCCTGGGCCGCCGGTCGCATCGGCGCCGGGGAGCTGTTGCGGAACTGGGCGGTGGTTTTCATCGCGAACTTCGTCGGCGCGCTCGGCCTCGTGCTCCTCACCGTGTTGTCGAACCACGGGACGATGAACGACGGAGCCGTCGGAGCCAACGCCGTGAAGATCGCCGCGGCCAAGACGGCGCTGCCCTTCTGGGAGGCTTTTTTCAAAGGGATCCTCTGCAATGTGCTGGTGTGTCTGGCGGTCTGGCTCGCGCTGGCGGGGCGCGGCGTCGCCGACAAGATTCTCGCCATCCTGTTCCCGATCTCGGCGTTCGTCGCCGCGGGCTTCGAACACAGCGTGGCCAACATGTACTTCATACCGCTGGGGATCCTCCTGTGCGACCGCTACCCGGCACCGGCCGGACAGCAGCTCTCGTGGTCCGGCCTGCTTGACAACCTAGCCCCCGTCACGCTCGGAAACGTTTTTGGCGGCGGCGTCATGGTCGCCCTCGTCTATTACCTCATTTACCGCCGTCCGGTTCGCGGCTCGGAGCATTGA
- a CDS encoding universal stress protein: protein MRKIKKILAPTDLSEFSQVGLRYAFESAHALGAELTVLHVIAVGEDWFAPYQDYAPVRDLLEERKRMLDKFLRDSFPQLMNLVEVRQVVEIGAPHTNIVQLAEREGIDMIVMSTHGRTGLDHFLMGSVTEKVMARASCPVLAIPPAERARMAKAA from the coding sequence ATGAGAAAAATCAAGAAAATCCTCGCGCCGACCGATCTGTCCGAGTTCTCGCAGGTCGGCCTCCGTTACGCGTTCGAATCGGCTCATGCTCTGGGAGCGGAGCTCACGGTGCTGCACGTCATCGCGGTGGGGGAAGACTGGTTCGCGCCGTACCAGGATTACGCGCCGGTCCGCGATCTGCTCGAAGAGCGCAAGCGGATGCTCGATAAATTTCTGCGCGATTCGTTCCCCCAGCTCATGAACCTGGTGGAGGTGCGGCAAGTCGTCGAGATCGGCGCGCCGCATACCAACATCGTTCAGCTGGCGGAGCGCGAGGGGATCGACATGATCGTGATGTCGACGCACGGCAGGACGGGTCTGGACCACTTCCTCATGGGCAGCGTGACGGAAAAGGTGATGGCTCGAGCTTCCTGCCCCGTGCTGGCGATCCCGCCCGCGGAACGGGCCAGGATGGCGAAGGCTGCCTAG
- a CDS encoding universal stress protein codes for MDIRNILWASDGSKESRAALEWAELLAARFGARVTALSVIETPDFRTLKVPQDLRRELSVVDAEMERAESRRLKRITAALAEKGVVAEACVAKGFPYAEILKAAQRNVDLIAMGKRGLNLWGRMLLGSTTMRVVREARVPVLTVKAAAGKPSLGKIVVPTSFCENDVTALAWALTVARKFHATVTLLHVIEAHRSYDSVEGGIMGRLRSAANQELAALRERIPRSQRKGIALVERVIAFPRAWSGIVTFVGEQGADLIVMSTHARAGVSRLVLGSVAEGVVREAPCPVVTVRP; via the coding sequence ATGGACATCAGGAACATTCTTTGGGCGAGCGACGGCTCGAAGGAATCGCGCGCCGCGCTGGAGTGGGCCGAGCTTCTCGCGGCGCGGTTCGGCGCAAGGGTGACGGCGCTGAGCGTCATCGAGACGCCGGACTTCAGGACGCTGAAGGTGCCCCAGGATCTCCGACGCGAGCTGTCGGTGGTCGATGCGGAGATGGAACGGGCGGAGAGCCGGCGGCTCAAACGGATCACCGCCGCCCTCGCCGAGAAGGGCGTGGTTGCGGAGGCGTGCGTTGCCAAGGGTTTTCCGTACGCGGAGATTCTGAAGGCGGCCCAACGGAACGTGGATCTCATCGCCATGGGCAAGCGCGGCTTGAACCTGTGGGGGCGCATGCTGCTGGGGAGCACGACCATGCGGGTGGTGCGCGAGGCCCGCGTCCCGGTTCTCACGGTGAAGGCAGCCGCCGGGAAACCCTCTCTGGGGAAGATCGTCGTTCCCACGAGCTTTTGCGAGAACGACGTTACCGCGCTCGCGTGGGCCCTGACGGTGGCGCGGAAATTCCACGCCACCGTGACGCTGCTGCATGTCATCGAGGCGCACAGGTCCTACGACTCCGTCGAGGGCGGGATCATGGGAAGGCTCAGGAGCGCCGCAAACCAAGAGCTCGCGGCCCTGCGCGAAAGGATTCCCCGCAGTCAACGCAAGGGGATCGCGCTGGTGGAAAGGGTGATCGCCTTTCCCAGAGCCTGGTCCGGCATCGTTACCTTCGTCGGGGAGCAAGGGGCCGACCTCATCGTGATGAGCACGCATGCGCGCGCCGGCGTGTCGCGGCTGGTGCTGGGGAGCGTGGCGGAAGGCGTGGTCCGGGAAGCTCCGTGCCCCGTGGTCACGGTTCGGCCGTAG
- a CDS encoding cyclic 2,3-diphosphoglycerate synthase, producing MSADRSEFPEPGGPRRVIILGAAGRDFHVFNTCFRENPRYRVVAFTAAQIPGIENRVYPPSLSGPLYPDGIPIHPEARLEQLIAALAADEVVLAYSDLSHVAVMHLASRALACGADFRFIGPARSFLKSSRPVISVCAVRTGCGKNAVVRRIAAILKSRGLRPVVVRHPMPYGDLERQAVQRFASLADCDRQQCTIEEREEYEQHIAEGTVVFAGVDYARILAAAQAEADFLLWDGGNNDWSFFRPDLEIVLVDPHRPGHELLYHPGETNLRRAHVVVINKIDSAPPGGVQQVMANIAQVNPTALVVQARSAITVDRPELLRGRRVLVIEDGPTLTHGEMAYGSGTIAAHRYGAAEIVDPRPAARGSLAETYLRYPWVERALPAMGYFPAQLSDLAATIAAVDCDVILVATPIDLSRLIALPRPHCRAVYRLEEIGRPDLEEVVAGFIEGRVPAKKPATAEP from the coding sequence ATGTCGGCCGATCGCAGCGAATTTCCGGAGCCTGGAGGGCCGCGGCGCGTCATCATCCTGGGCGCCGCCGGCCGGGACTTCCATGTTTTCAACACCTGTTTCCGCGAAAACCCGCGCTACCGCGTCGTCGCCTTCACAGCCGCCCAGATTCCCGGGATCGAGAACCGCGTCTACCCCCCTTCGCTGAGCGGCCCTCTCTACCCGGACGGAATCCCCATCCACCCCGAAGCACGGCTCGAACAGCTCATCGCTGCTCTCGCCGCCGACGAGGTAGTCCTCGCCTACAGCGATCTCTCCCACGTCGCCGTCATGCACCTTGCCTCCCGGGCGCTCGCCTGCGGAGCCGATTTCCGCTTCATCGGACCCGCGCGAAGCTTCCTGAAGTCGTCGCGCCCGGTGATATCGGTCTGCGCCGTGCGCACCGGCTGCGGCAAGAACGCGGTGGTGCGACGGATCGCCGCGATTCTCAAAAGCCGCGGGCTGCGTCCCGTGGTGGTGCGTCACCCGATGCCCTACGGCGATCTGGAGCGGCAAGCCGTTCAGCGCTTCGCGTCGCTTGCCGACTGCGACCGCCAGCAATGCACGATCGAGGAGCGCGAGGAATACGAGCAGCACATCGCCGAGGGGACCGTGGTTTTTGCCGGCGTCGATTATGCCCGCATCCTCGCCGCGGCGCAGGCGGAAGCAGACTTTCTGCTCTGGGACGGCGGCAACAACGACTGGTCGTTTTTCCGCCCCGACCTGGAGATCGTGCTCGTCGACCCCCACCGGCCGGGCCACGAGCTGCTCTACCATCCGGGGGAAACCAATCTGCGACGGGCGCATGTCGTCGTCATCAACAAGATCGACTCCGCTCCGCCAGGAGGCGTGCAGCAGGTTATGGCCAACATCGCCCAGGTCAATCCGACGGCGCTCGTCGTGCAGGCGCGCTCGGCGATCACGGTCGATCGTCCCGAGCTGCTCCGCGGCCGCAGGGTGCTCGTGATCGAGGACGGTCCGACGCTCACCCACGGCGAGATGGCTTACGGCTCCGGCACCATCGCCGCGCACCGCTACGGGGCCGCCGAGATCGTCGACCCGCGCCCGGCTGCGCGCGGCAGCCTTGCGGAAACCTACCTCCGTTATCCGTGGGTGGAGCGGGCGCTGCCCGCGATGGGATATTTCCCGGCCCAGCTGAGCGACCTGGCGGCGACGATCGCCGCCGTGGACTGCGACGTCATCCTTGTGGCGACGCCCATCGACCTCTCGCGTCTCATCGCGCTGCCGCGCCCGCATTGCCGGGCGGTTTACCGGCTCGAAGAGATCGGCCGTCCCGATCTCGAAGAGGTCGTCGCGGGCTTTATCGAAGGGCGCGTCCCGGCGAAAAAGCCGGCTACGGCCGAACCGTGA
- a CDS encoding acetate kinase: MKVLVLNCGSSTIKFQLIELEGGDPDGLQRKLARGIVDRIGAEARYRFEAVGVPAEEGPAGTAGYEAATRMVFDWVSRRWNGFDAVGHRVVHGGERFTSAVRIDDGVVAALDELCELAPLHNPASVAAIRFARSYLGGSLPMVAAFDTSFHHTIPGFAAAYALPRDLAARHRVRRYGFHGLAHQYSAQRYAELTGTPADRVDIVTLHLGNGCSACAIRGGKSVETSMGFTPLEGLIMGTRSGDLDPALVGYLARKEKTGVDEIERILNHESGLRGLSGFSSDMRDLAARYDDDPRARLAVDAFCHRARKYLGAYLAVVGGARAVVFSGGIGENAPLVRARICAGMEWCGLKLDEAANAELRATDSRISAVESALSVYVVHTDEERIIARETTRLLASENPGSGGA; this comes from the coding sequence ATGAAGGTTCTGGTCCTCAACTGCGGCAGTTCGACGATCAAGTTCCAGCTGATCGAGCTCGAAGGCGGCGATCCGGACGGCCTCCAGCGAAAGCTGGCTCGCGGGATCGTCGACCGTATCGGCGCCGAGGCGCGCTACCGTTTCGAGGCGGTCGGGGTGCCGGCCGAAGAGGGACCGGCGGGCACCGCCGGATACGAGGCGGCGACGCGCATGGTCTTCGACTGGGTCAGCCGCCGCTGGAACGGCTTCGACGCAGTGGGCCATCGCGTGGTCCACGGCGGCGAGCGCTTCACGTCGGCGGTGCGGATCGACGACGGCGTCGTCGCCGCGCTCGACGAGCTCTGCGAGCTCGCCCCGCTGCACAATCCGGCGAGCGTCGCCGCGATCCGGTTCGCCCGCTCGTATCTGGGCGGCTCGCTGCCGATGGTCGCGGCTTTCGATACCTCGTTTCACCACACGATCCCGGGCTTCGCCGCGGCGTACGCGCTGCCGCGGGATCTCGCCGCAAGGCATCGCGTCAGGCGTTACGGCTTTCACGGGCTCGCGCACCAGTACTCCGCGCAGCGCTACGCCGAGCTGACGGGCACTCCGGCGGACCGGGTCGACATCGTGACCCTGCATCTGGGCAACGGTTGCTCGGCCTGCGCGATCCGCGGCGGCAAATCGGTCGAGACCTCCATGGGCTTCACGCCGCTGGAAGGGCTGATCATGGGAACGCGCAGCGGCGACCTCGATCCGGCCCTGGTGGGTTACCTCGCGCGCAAGGAAAAAACCGGCGTCGACGAAATCGAGAGAATCTTGAACCACGAGTCCGGCCTCCGCGGCCTCTCCGGTTTTTCCTCCGACATGCGCGACCTCGCCGCGCGCTACGACGACGACCCCCGTGCGCGCCTTGCGGTGGATGCCTTCTGCCACCGCGCGCGAAAGTACCTCGGCGCGTATCTCGCCGTAGTCGGCGGAGCACGGGCCGTGGTTTTCAGCGGCGGCATCGGCGAGAACGCTCCACTGGTGCGCGCCAGAATCTGCGCCGGAATGGAGTGGTGCGGGTTGAAGCTCGACGAGGCGGCGAACGCCGAGCTCCGGGCGACCGACAGCCGCATCTCCGCCGTGGAGAGCGCACTGTCGGTCTACGTCGTGCACACGGACGAAGAGCGGATCATCGCGCGAGAGACCACACGGCTTCTGGCTTCTGAAAATCCCGGTTCCGGCGGTGCGTAG
- the tsaA gene encoding tRNA (N6-threonylcarbamoyladenosine(37)-N6)-methyltransferase TrmO codes for MEIVFKPIGVVHAEGGENAVREQTDVAGDLEIFPEFEAGLEGIDGYSHLFVIAYFHRLRPEQIGPLQVKPRGLLRRGFKLEELPLLGVFALDSPTRPNPIGLTLLRFLRREGRRLFVRGLDLFDGTPILDIKGYRPQYRVDSYELPEWYRRLADRKGYV; via the coding sequence ATGGAGATCGTCTTCAAACCCATCGGAGTCGTTCACGCCGAGGGTGGCGAAAACGCCGTCCGGGAGCAGACGGACGTTGCTGGCGACCTGGAAATCTTTCCCGAGTTCGAGGCCGGCCTCGAAGGAATCGACGGCTACTCGCATCTTTTCGTGATCGCTTACTTCCACCGCCTGCGCCCGGAGCAGATCGGGCCCCTGCAGGTAAAGCCGAGGGGTCTGCTGAGGCGGGGCTTCAAGCTCGAGGAGCTGCCGCTGCTCGGCGTTTTCGCGCTCGACTCCCCCACCCGTCCCAACCCGATCGGGCTCACGCTCCTTCGTTTCCTCCGGCGCGAGGGTCGCCGCCTGTTCGTTCGGGGCCTGGACCTGTTCGACGGCACGCCGATTCTCGACATCAAGGGATATCGCCCTCAGTACCGCGTCGACAGTTACGAGCTGCCCGAGTGGTACCGCAGGCTCGCGGACCGGAAAGGTTACGTCTGA